The proteins below come from a single Biomphalaria glabrata chromosome 10, xgBioGlab47.1, whole genome shotgun sequence genomic window:
- the LOC129928580 gene encoding cyclin-dependent kinase 7-like codes for MAANQCPVIDEVIYTDVFTQFHLIEGPVLGSGTFGTVLLATSDDNPNDQMAVKMFYLHRPEAGEKRKKRNDETLNMFLKETKLMKRLKHANIMPVLSAVQTPSTLALFLPYCSRGTLMDSIKVLNLGDQTKYITQLCQAIHYLHQKYIVHCDIKPANILLDDDSNVRLSDFGLSRALPNPNVEIFQDFGTRFYRAPETYSDERVNPFKVDMYAFGITCWVILLKKRPANVNFVEMINADLNVLFDYKRMVTFLLVSDPIYRPNADKVLEMLEQM; via the exons ATGGCTGCCAATCAATGTCCAGTTATTGATGAAGTCATTTACACTGATGTGTTTACCCAATTTCATTTGATTGAAGGCCCTGTACTGGGTAGTGGAACATTCGGGACAGTGCTTCTTGCCACGAGTGATGATAACCCTAATGATCAAATGGCGGTCAAGATGTTTTACTTGCATAGACCTGAAGcaggagaaaaaagaaagaagcgcAATGATGAGACACTCAATATGtttttgaaagaaacaaaactgaTGAAGCGACTTAAACATGCTAACATCATGCCAGTTCTGTCTGCTGTTCAGACACCATCTACCTTGGCACTGTTCTTGCCGTATTGTTCTCGAGGTACCCTGATGGATTCAATCAAAGTCTTAAATCTAGGAGATCAGACTAAATACATCACACAG TTGTGCCAAGCAATCCATTACTTGCACCAGAAATACATTGTCCACTGCGACATCAAACCTGCTAACATTCTTCTTGACGATGATTCTAACGTGCGTCTCTCGGACTTTGGACTTTCTCGGGCACTACCCAACCCGAATGTAGAGATTTTCCAGGACTTTGGAACCAGATTCTACCGCGCTCCAGAGACCTACTCTGATGAGAGGGTCAACCCGTTTAAG GTTGACATGTATGCCTTTGGTATCACTTGCTGGGTTATATTGTTAAAGAAGAGACCTGCCAATGTAAACTTTGTGGAAATGATTAACGCTGATTTAAATGTTCTGTTTGACTACAA GAGAATGGTGACCTTTCTGTTGGTTAGTGACCCAATCTACAGACCAAATGCCGACAAGGTCCTGGAGATGCTGGAACAAATGTAA